The DNA segment CATCATCGCATTTAAATATTGCGATTATATTACCAAATAACTGCCCGAACGTAAAGCCATTTATAAAATTTAGGCCTGTTTAGTGCTAAAAATAAAGTGAAAAGGGCCCACTATAAATAATCCAAGCTATTATAAATAAGAATAAGTCCCACGATACACAGCACCCAGGACAGGGCTGAACCGGATGACTTGGCGATTCTCATCTGAAGCTGTTCCAACGGCCTGTGCATCATTCGCCCAAATAACAAATACAGCAGATATAGAATCAACGGAGGCAAAACCATAATGAAATTATATCCAGCCATCACAGGCAGCCACTGATAAGGAATCAAATCAGCCGTCGTCATCAGACCAATGGCAGCAAAATAAGGAAACGCCGTCCCCACCTCAACTAATGCTGTTGTAAAGCCCAATGCAACCATCGAAAATCGGCTTTTGGACTTCGGACGGGGCAATTCCCTTTCACCTTTTTGCGGAGTATAAAAACTGGCTATAAACAAGCCTACCCCAATGATGAAGATGACCCAGCTCACTACCCTGCTCTGGAAAAGAGAAGCCACCGATTCCAGCAGTACCCCCATCCCCAGCATCAGCATAACTCCTACCGAAAAATAAAATCCGGCGACCGTCAGCAAATAAATCAGCAGCCTTGAAGCTAGGTGTTTGGTTTCCGTTAACAGCAAATATACCGTAACTCCTATAGTAGCGGGGCTCAATGTATCCAGTAAGGCCAGTCCACCTATCGAAAGCAGCAGCTCTATGCTCACACTTCTTCCTCTCCCTGATCATGTTGAGGAGCCAACCCTTCTGTCAGCAATGATATATGGTATTCATAGGCTTGCTCCATAAATTCGAGTACATCCCGGTCGATCGGATAAAGTCCAAGCTCTTCCGATTGAGTGGGTGACATCCTTGCGTCCCATAATTTTTGAATAAACTCATCCTCACCCGAAAAATTCTCCTCCTGTTTTTCAAGCATACGTCGGATGATCTGCTGCACTTTGGGGGACGATACGCCCTGCTTCATATGCTGCTTAAGTTGACCTAACAACGCTATCCATTCCAAAGAGTCGGGATCATCTCCACTCATACTCGGAACCTTCTGCAAGAGCTCCAATTCTTTATCGTTAAACAGGCTCTCTTTAAAAATATGTCGCCTTCTCTTATCCTGACTAGATAATTGAATGAACTTCTGAATCGCAAGTGCATCCTCTCCTCCCTCCACAACAAGCCCGCTAATTAGTTCACGCAGGCCCTGCTCGATTACTTTAAGCCTTGACTGCTCCTCCATGATATAAGCCAATTGGGCCTTCAAGCTGGTTGACCAATTCCACTTGGGGTCGGCAAGCATTTCTTTTATATCCTTCAGACTGTACCCGACCCCTTTAAAAAACTGGATCTGTTGAAGCTTGCGCAAATCATTATCTGTATAAAGCCGATGTCCTCCTTCCGTTTTGGACGAAGCTGCCAGTAATCCAATCTGGTCATAGTAACGCAGTGTCCTTACCGTAACTCCGGTCTGTTTTGCCACCTTTTGAATCGGAATCAATCTCAGACACCTCCCCACCATCCGTTTATTCTTCTTTATCCTTATACAAAGCCTGCTTGATCAGATACCCTACGCCTAAACCGACCAAGACGCCAGGAAACGCTTGATGAAAAATCAATCCGATTCCTGCTCCTATAATGACGCACGCATAAATTATAATATCCCCTTTGTTCACATCACTCTCTCCTTCATCCCAGCGGTTTTCCATCTGCCAAGACATGAGCATTTTAATTGAAGCAATGTTGATACATACTGCATAACGGTCAGGTACATTATACAAAATGACGTAACGTCACTTTCAAGCCTTTTTCAAAAACTACTTGAAACTGACGCCGCGTAACCTTATATCGCTGCGGGGACGAGCAGCAAGACAGCAACAAATCGACTGAAGGACTTAAGGATAACGGATCCTTTGAGGTAAATAGTGAAACGCGTTCAGGAAGGATAAACATTAAGGAGTAATGCAGCAGACATAAATTCGTAAGCGAAGCAATACTACAGGGGGATGATAAGAAAAAAAAGAGCCTGCCCTGGGCAGACTCTTGGATCGGACTTGGAACAGGCGTGAAGCCGATCTCTCCGCGCTATTCCTGAATTATACTTTCAGCAATCGTGACGAGATCTTCTTTCGTTAAAGGACTTTTCCTATAGGTAGCAATCTCGTATTCTAGTTGGTTCTCCGCATCCTCCCAGATTAGCTTGGTCGAGTAGACAGCATTTGAACCCGTAGAATAGATCGCTTCGATCCCGTCTATACTCACCTTTTCAAATTTCTCGCCCTTACCTGGTACCCGGGTGCTCTCTGTAATCAGCGGCTGAATTCTTTTGGCACTGATCCGAATGATGTCGTTCCCTTTCGCGTAGACAATGGCCGTTTCCCCCGCTTCGCTCCAATTTACTTTTTTAGCGTAA comes from the Paenibacillus lentus genome and includes:
- a CDS encoding GAP family protein, which codes for MSIELLLSIGGLALLDTLSPATIGVTVYLLLTETKHLASRLLIYLLTVAGFYFSVGVMLMLGMGVLLESVASLFQSRVVSWVIFIIGVGLFIASFYTPQKGERELPRPKSKSRFSMVALGFTTALVEVGTAFPYFAAIGLMTTADLIPYQWLPVMAGYNFIMVLPPLILYLLYLLFGRMMHRPLEQLQMRIAKSSGSALSWVLCIVGLILIYNSLDYL
- a CDS encoding MerR family transcriptional regulator encodes the protein MIPIQKVAKQTGVTVRTLRYYDQIGLLAASSKTEGGHRLYTDNDLRKLQQIQFFKGVGYSLKDIKEMLADPKWNWSTSLKAQLAYIMEEQSRLKVIEQGLRELISGLVVEGGEDALAIQKFIQLSSQDKRRRHIFKESLFNDKELELLQKVPSMSGDDPDSLEWIALLGQLKQHMKQGVSSPKVQQIIRRMLEKQEENFSGEDEFIQKLWDARMSPTQSEELGLYPIDRDVLEFMEQAYEYHISLLTEGLAPQHDQGEEEV